The Geomonas ferrireducens DNA segment GTTAACTGACTGACTGCCAAACTCTCCCGGGGCATCTTTGCTCCGGGAGAGGGGGGGAATGATTATTCGGCCCTACAGGGGCGGTACAGAAACACTCAAGACAAAAAGTAAGGGCGCTCGGTTTGACCGGCGCCCTTTCTTATCCTTCCTGCTCGCTATCTTCTTTTTTCTTCTTCCCCTGACCAGGGGTGCATGCCGGCGACATTCAGGTCGCAATCCCCATCCGGGGCAGGATGAAACGCTGCAGCGCCACCCAGACGACCACTATTCCTACCAGAATCAACAGCTCGTTCATATTTCACCTCCCAAAACGATACGATGCACTATATCGCATATTCGGGAAGAAAAATATAGCAAATTAATTATTATTATTACCCTTTCAGCATCAATGCAGGTAGCCGACGGCCGCCTCGCACTCGCTGACCAGGTCGACCTCCCTCAAAAGGGCGAGATCCACTTCGCTGCCGGCCGGGATGAAGGTCGCGTCGCAGGGGAGGGCGGCGAGCGCGTCGCACCTCGTCATGGTGCTGAGGATCGCGGTGTGCTGTTCGCCGGCACAGTAGGCGACGTGCCTGCCGTGACGCTTTTTCACTGTCACCCGGATGAAGTGCAGCTTGCCTGGCTTCTTGTGGGCGTCCTCGGCGAGAATTCCCTTCACGAACGGGGGAACCACCTTCCGGTGCCCCATCATCTTCAAGAGGGCGGGCTTCACCAAAAGCTCAAAGGTCACCATGGTGGAGACCGGGTTGCCTGGAAGCGAGAAGATGGGCTTTCCCTGCCAGGTCGAGAAGGCGGTGGGCCCCCCCGGCTTCATGCCGATCTTCCAGAAAAGCTCCTCGGCCCCAAGCCCGGCGGCGACCTCGCGCACGAGATCCCGGTCTCCGGCGGAAACACCGGCCGACGTGATCAGCGCGTCGCAGCATAGCCCCTGCAGCATCTTCTCCCGGTGGCTTTCCACCTTGTCGCGCGCGATGCCGACCAGTACCGGCTCGGCACCCGCCTCGCGTACCGCGGCGGCCAGCGACAGGGCGTTGGAGTTGATCACCTTGCCCGAGACCGGGCGCTCGCCCAGCTCGATCAGTTCATCTCCGGTGGAGAGTATGGCCACACGCGCTTTGCGGTACACCGGCACCAGCGCCTGTCCCATGGCGGCCAGCATGCCGACCTCGGCGGGACGAATCCCTGTTCCCTCGGCGAGGACCGGGGCGCCGGCGGTTACGTCGCCGCCTCTCACGCGCACATGCTGCCGGGGGAGCACCTTGTGGCTTATCACCACATGGTCCCCGTCCACTTCCGCTTCCTCGAGGGGTATGACGGCGTTGCAGCCGGGGGGGATGGGGGCTCCGGTCATGATGCGCACCACGCATCCAAGCTCGACCGTGGCGGCGACGTCGCCCCCGGCGGGTAGAAAGCCGGTGATGGCGAGGCGGGTGGGGGCGGAGGTGCAATCCGCTGCGTGCACGGCGAAGCCGTCCATGGCGGAGTTGTCGTAAAGCGGCAGGTCCCAGGGGGCGATGATGTCCCTGCTTACCACACGCCCGAAGGCGTCCATCAGCGGAACGGTTTCCTCCCCAAGGGGCTTCACGTGGGCCAGTATGATGCCGCGCGCTTCTTCAAAGCTTGGCATGGTGCACCTCCTCGGTGCTGTCTGGCGCCGTCGTGGCGCCGGTAGTTAATTGCAGCCACGATCTTTGTGGCCAAGCCCCTACCCTTGCGGGAGGGGGAGGTTCTTTGTTTCTTTACGCCGCGTTCACCAGCTTGACCGGAACCTCGGCGTACGATATCTCGTGCATTTCCATTTCCAAGAGGTCGATGGATAGCTTGCGGTTTCTCAACGGCTCTCCCTTGCCGAGCAGGACCTTGCAGACCTCGGCGACCTCGAGGCTCGCCACCACGGCCGGTGTGAAGGAGGGGTTGCCGAGCTGCTGCTCGATCCCCTTGCCGGCCACCCAATGCCGGTAGATGTTCTGCACCGTGGTCTCTCCGGGGAACTGGGTGGCCACGTGTCCGTACCACCCGCCGATGGCGCCGTGCACCATGGGAATTCCGGCCAGTGTGCATACCTCGGCCAGCTGCAGGCGGTAGGGGATGCTGTCCAGGGCGTCGACCGCGATGCTTACCCCTGCAAGGAGTTCGAAGCCGTTGGTCAGGCAGAAGGCGTCCTCGATGGGGGTCACCGTGACGGCCGGATTCACCTGGGCAAGCCGTTCCGCCGCGACCGCCACCTTGGGCTGGCCAAGGGACGCCGGCGAGGAAAGTATCTGCCGGTTCAGGTTGTGCTCTTCGAAGATGTCCGGGTCGATGGCGACGATCTGACCGACGCCGAGACGCGCCAACTCCTCGAGGACGTAGCCGCCCAGGCCGCCGCAGCCGATCACGGCGACGCGGCTTTGGAACAGGCGCAACTGGTCTTCGACACCGATCATGCTCCTGTTGCGCTGGTAGCGGGCCGGAAGGATGCCGTTTTGCAGGGCGAGCCACTCCACCGCGGCGTGGCTTATGTCGAAGAGCTTCGCAGTGGTGTCCTGGGCGCGCCAGGAAAGCAGGCCGTCCTTGGTCTGTTCCTTCAAAAAGACGAGGGCGTTATGCATGTCAGCCTCCTCCGACCAGGGGAAAGAGCGAAAGGGTGTCGCCGTGGGCGAGCTTGCTGTCCAGTTCGCCGTGCCGGCCGTTCAGCATGACGATGCCGATCTCCTCTTCGGTGAGACCCAAAGAGAGCACCACGGCGCGTACCTCGGTTCCTTCGGCGAGTTCCTGTTCGGCCACCTTGAACCTGCCGTTTCTGAAAGTAGCGAAAAGTTTGAGAGTTATCTGCATGAGGCACCTGCTCGTGGTTCAAACGGAAAAACCCGGCGTGACCTTCGTCACGCCGGGCGTCGGCTGCTTCTAGAAGTTCCAGAACTCGTCGAGTTCCTCGTCGGTGAAGTCCCACACCGCGTTGTGCGGCGCTACCGGCTCGTTCTTGAAGAAGTCCGGGAGGCGGTCATGGACGTTGCTGAGACCGGCTTTCTGGTTGAATTCGCGCTCGGTCTTCAGGACGTACTTGCCCAGGTTGGTGACGTCGTCGCCGGTGAGGGCGATGCCGAAGCGGGCGTTGATCATGTCGATCAGGGCCGGGAGGCACTCCGGTATGTCCAACGCCGGGAAGGCGACGAAGATGCACATACCGGTCGAGTCGACCGCGGCGGTCGCGATCTGCAGGTTACGGGAGAGCTCGACCTGGCCGTCCTTCTTGAGCGGGTCGACGTAGCCGCCGACGTTCAGGATGTTGGTGGCGATGGTGTAGCCGGAGGTGTGGTCGGCGCCCATGGTGGAGGTGGCGTAGGTGACGCCGATCCCCTTGACGGAGCGCGGGTCGTAGGCCGGGATCGCCTGGTTCTTGACGACCGGTACGCGGGTCACGCCGTAAGTGCGGCCCACGGAGCCTGCGCCGCCGCCAAGGATGCGGCCAAGGGCGGTCCCCTTGCCGATCTCGTCGGTCAAAAGACGCAGCATCTCTTTGGAGTCACCCCAGTTGAGGATGCCGGCTTCCATTGCGACGCCGAACATGACGGCGGTCTCGATGGAGTCGATCCCGATGTCGTCCATCAGGTTGTCGGCGCGGGCGATGTCGTCCAGGTTGTCGATGCAGCAGTCGGCACCCAGGCCCCAGATGGTCTCGTACTCGAAGCCGGAGGTGACGTACTTCCCGTCCTTGTCGTGGTAGACCTGCGAGCACTGGATGATGCAGCCGGCGTGGCAGCCGTGCTTGGGCTTGCCGCCGCGCGCTACGATGGTGTCGTACATGGTCTCACCGGAGATCTTGTCGTGAGCTTCAAACTGGCCGGTGGTGAAGTTTCTCGTCGGGAGACCGCCGGCCTCGTTCAGGATGTTCACGAGGACGTTGGTGCCGTAGGTCGGCAGCCCCTCGCCGGAGACCGGGTGCTCGAGAATGGCCTTGGAGAACGCCCTGGCGGCAGTCTTGAATTTGTCCGGATCGGCGATCTTCACGCCCGGAGCGCCTTCGCCGTCGATGGAGATGAACTTGATCTGCTTGGAGCCCATGACTGCGCCCAGGCCGCCACGGCCGTGGCTGCGGATCTTGCTGTCCGGGTCCTTGACGGAGATGTTGGCGGCGGTCATCTTCAGCTCACCGGCCGGGCCGATGGTGAGGACGCCGGTTTTCTTGCCCAGGCGCGCCTCGACCGCGTCGATGACGGCGAAGTTACCAAGGCCCAGCAGTTCCTTCTCTTCGCTGATGGTGACGCCGTTCACGCCGACGGCGAGGTTGTACCAGGCGTCACCCTTGGGGGCGCCTTCGATGATGAGGGCCTTGATGCCGAGTTTCGCCAGCATCTGTGCCGCGGTGCCGCCTGCGTTGGACTCCTTGATGCCGCCGGTGAGCGGGCTCTTGGCGCCTGCGGAGAGGCGACCGGAGTTGGCTGCCGGGGTGCCGGTCAGAAGGCCGGGTGCGAACACCAGCTTGTTCTCGGCGGAAAGCGCGTGGCAGGTCGGCGGTACTTCGGCTGCAACGATGGTGGAGGTGAGGCTGCGGCCGCCAAGGCCTGCCCAGGCTGCCGGAACTTCTTCGATCTTGGTGGTGAGGTCGGTCATGTTGACGCGAAAAATCTTATCCATGCTTTTCAAGCTCCCTAATTTAAATTGTTCTACCGGCTGCTTGACGTCAGCCGGGACTCCTTTCCAAGAGGGAGGCTGCACCGTTTCCAGGGCAACCCGTTGGCCTGGAGCCATGAGGGGAGGTCCCTTTTAGGCTCGACACGGCTCGGAGATTTTTGATGCCAGACTGACCCGACACCGCTTACGCATCTGTTGGGTGGTGCGGTGGCGAATAATCATTCGCCCCTACTCTTCACCCCTTCCCCCGGAGGGGGGAGGTCGGGAGGGAGGGAGCCAGGAATTCCCCCCTCCCTAACCCTCCCCCTCCGGGGGCGGGGATCATGCTGCAGC contains these protein-coding regions:
- a CDS encoding molybdopterin molybdotransferase MoeA, with protein sequence MPSFEEARGIILAHVKPLGEETVPLMDAFGRVVSRDIIAPWDLPLYDNSAMDGFAVHAADCTSAPTRLAITGFLPAGGDVAATVELGCVVRIMTGAPIPPGCNAVIPLEEAEVDGDHVVISHKVLPRQHVRVRGGDVTAGAPVLAEGTGIRPAEVGMLAAMGQALVPVYRKARVAILSTGDELIELGERPVSGKVINSNALSLAAAVREAGAEPVLVGIARDKVESHREKMLQGLCCDALITSAGVSAGDRDLVREVAAGLGAEELFWKIGMKPGGPTAFSTWQGKPIFSLPGNPVSTMVTFELLVKPALLKMMGHRKVVPPFVKGILAEDAHKKPGKLHFIRVTVKKRHGRHVAYCAGEQHTAILSTMTRCDALAALPCDATFIPAGSEVDLALLREVDLVSECEAAVGYLH
- a CDS encoding HesA/MoeB/ThiF family protein yields the protein MHNALVFLKEQTKDGLLSWRAQDTTAKLFDISHAAVEWLALQNGILPARYQRNRSMIGVEDQLRLFQSRVAVIGCGGLGGYVLEELARLGVGQIVAIDPDIFEEHNLNRQILSSPASLGQPKVAVAAERLAQVNPAVTVTPIEDAFCLTNGFELLAGVSIAVDALDSIPYRLQLAEVCTLAGIPMVHGAIGGWYGHVATQFPGETTVQNIYRHWVAGKGIEQQLGNPSFTPAVVASLEVAEVCKVLLGKGEPLRNRKLSIDLLEMEMHEISYAEVPVKLVNAA
- a CDS encoding MoaD/ThiS family protein, giving the protein MQITLKLFATFRNGRFKVAEQELAEGTEVRAVVLSLGLTEEEIGIVMLNGRHGELDSKLAHGDTLSLFPLVGGG
- a CDS encoding aldehyde ferredoxin oxidoreductase family protein, which gives rise to MDKIFRVNMTDLTTKIEEVPAAWAGLGGRSLTSTIVAAEVPPTCHALSAENKLVFAPGLLTGTPAANSGRLSAGAKSPLTGGIKESNAGGTAAQMLAKLGIKALIIEGAPKGDAWYNLAVGVNGVTISEEKELLGLGNFAVIDAVEARLGKKTGVLTIGPAGELKMTAANISVKDPDSKIRSHGRGGLGAVMGSKQIKFISIDGEGAPGVKIADPDKFKTAARAFSKAILEHPVSGEGLPTYGTNVLVNILNEAGGLPTRNFTTGQFEAHDKISGETMYDTIVARGGKPKHGCHAGCIIQCSQVYHDKDGKYVTSGFEYETIWGLGADCCIDNLDDIARADNLMDDIGIDSIETAVMFGVAMEAGILNWGDSKEMLRLLTDEIGKGTALGRILGGGAGSVGRTYGVTRVPVVKNQAIPAYDPRSVKGIGVTYATSTMGADHTSGYTIATNILNVGGYVDPLKKDGQVELSRNLQIATAAVDSTGMCIFVAFPALDIPECLPALIDMINARFGIALTGDDVTNLGKYVLKTEREFNQKAGLSNVHDRLPDFFKNEPVAPHNAVWDFTDEELDEFWNF